A genomic segment from Garra rufa chromosome 5, GarRuf1.0, whole genome shotgun sequence encodes:
- the prrc2b gene encoding protein PRRC2B isoform X1: MSDRLGQITKSKDGKSKYSSLSLFDKYKGKSIETQKTTVVARHGLQSLGKVAAARRMPPPAHLPSLKSESKGNDPNVIIVPKDGTGWANKQDQPDPTSSVASSAQLPESQPPLALQKSVSNLQKPMPITSQESTSSGGPKQWAQLNGKAVEQDGLKVSSRLQPFSHEEFPTLKAAGEQDKVGKERSVFDPSYGPGPSLRPQNVSSWREGGGRNLQPPVLSAAPPCTDTDTKSSGSAETTTPVPPSSSPSSSSPAPVAAPSPEVKEPSLRPAQPVQRRAAPSALQYQHHTTTTYHDMLPAFMCPKETRDAPGSSDHGPTTVVAPVRFESKMIFRPAFPAPEPVNGEIRRETRYPRAPPRPSTRPIRRPGDRAPRPAIINPDDLKDLDELDNDCEDGWAGLHEEVDYSEKLKFSDDEEDHTPCEKNKIWDDWDNHQDQHSSQSSGEGTFPQEVEEESYTRQPEPIPSRKTNGRFSSTESQHQQKNGGNSESAEEQEEPQRQAPPRGKFVSADLSAVERARRRREEEERRAREERLAACAEKLKKLDEKFGKTEKPARSGETLREADSKELTQSPGRRSSKPHQEGWQYSTKEVLDTPAESSSQEYKDEGCNYHNDDDGPESTSPLPDYGRHQKPVPPRFQKQHQQQEQVYKMAPWQQSGHPNQSSSAHPQRGFYPPHVLGFDPRWMMMPPYMDPRMAQGCSPVDFYPPGVHSSGLVKPVIQQDHLNSPGSTSDEGCHPSMHQERRAPSTEPYQVWNQDSYSSARSFTPPYQRQHENGDRAQVDDRSDRSCSRHDSYEDRGHDRADSPAEELSHQCFRQGRGSDVSLGSQREVTHEGTHQPIILSRTHLGDSEHRDISGRHQKEGSDTRDEAFDSKEKSYDSDFWRKDMGSLRKDGGQAQWSDHGSSSSSSISQPSESSGRTLRRTGPIKKPVLKPLKVEDKENEKPKTEPEEKTVPYRLEKEVVTNVYDLKKDVPLLSNRHSVPPPAPSPEEKQLEAPKVEKIANLPDDLHKENCWDTGKSQSMDGSDGRDPPAPRRNNWIFIDEEQAFAGARGAGRGRGRGFREFNSRGGARGGRSDGNRGAYNSTGAQRPARGRGAREFRSEDLQRGKPRRRNVSETHSEASEYEEQPKRPRQKAAENGEASYPVPGEVKRADKESWRSNKVYTDDQSGNSDFRDKNKSSRVFGRSLPPRLNAGYNRGFGSRDISTWRGRGTQFGNASTQENGYNFVADSYPKRSSEREPLKYPPKFTGTFVENGVEDRDGGYYLDNDNPDNRPLRRRRPPRQDKPPRFRRLRQEREGGGQWNSEDYVNRDVANQWPGRSKGAEEHWPNHYSGGRSQEITGQSQGEDWETGSENSDFSDWREKRGQHGDALADSGHGEPGSEKRELSKRSFSSQRPVVDRQNRKSDVTVMENSKMSRSTDTQCSVGSSGRNESWQNGVGSNSKRVPEESVTGLSSASVYSVEQNDDSSVTEATGKIMEKDLKPRNMKGDMTEPLSQYDLNAYPIESDSGASVPSPEVFQDALSKKQRRPQDDDRRRKDQGPPGSVKNRTIASKMPPRFAKKQGSMSIEQPEDTLSANNLGTEIWETNSTALTVQSSGGDSWTKQVSYTGSEPNSEDSDAGPEQSKEHKPGPIGNERSLKNRKGSEGIERLEGPITPVNGVDIHVDNVIPVPPIEFGVSAKDSDFSLPPGSTPVPVSNPVTKLQDALAGNAGLTQAIPMLRRDHLQPGINLNPISFPSADLTLKMESARKAWENSQALPEQGSPVGAGSGVQPACSVGSSSGVSYSSFGGVSMPPMPVASVAPSVSMQGSHIPPLYLDGHVFPSQPRLVPPLTQQPSYQQATPQQIPISLHTSLQAQAQLGLRGALPVSQSQEMFNSIPPFSLSFSSLRSQVYMHPNLSQPSPMVLSSGAPLKGPYSAFPGMQPSDMVKQQSGSHYQPMNGSQPLVYDGPMNQAAGMGTSQLMDSQLIQVTMPMPGSQLRYGSAQQHLILPQSIQLQQNQNLSVGAPRRMMPPGSQQAIMSGSREASHQMDMKGFQFSDKPNHSPGIPSGSYRSSPGLFLLRPGSASPSGKQSGPGGPTAVASLPGHYTQQQVSAPQGSMVMHMRPPTSGPFPNPIQRPVMQVNKTVIIRSPPYPSPGREPPHSTPPSNPEPTVKGAEDGVKMKALRDARQAVSDAKSSSVIPSKIQEQLPSVQVKAARTGAIKPQSVKVEEGKA; the protein is encoded by the exons ATGTCCGATCGTTTGGGGCAAATAACCAAGTCCAAGGATGGGAAAAGCAAGTATTCATCACTCAGCCTATTTGACAAGTACAAAGGGAAGTCAATAGAAACTCAGAAAACCACAG TTGTTGCACGACATGGCTTACAGAGTCTTGGCAAAGTGGCCGCTGCCCGGCGCATGCCCCCTCCCGCTCACCTGCCGAGTCTGAAGTCTGAGAGTAAAGGAAACGATCCCAACGTGATTATCGTGCCCAAAGACGGTACAGGATGGGCAAACAAGCAGGATCAACCCGATCCAACGAG TTCCGTTGCATCATCAGCACAGCTGCCGGAGTCGCAGCCACCGCTGGCTTTACAGAAATCTGTCTCCAATCTTCAGAAGCCCATGCCAATAACCAGCCAGGAG AGCACAAGTTCAGGTGGACCAAAGCAATGGGCACAGCTCAATGGAAAGGCAGTAGAACAAGATG GTTTAAAGGTCTCAAGCCGACTGCAGCCCTTCTCTCACGAGGAATTTCCGACGCTGAAAGCAGCAGGCGAACAGGACAAGGTTGGCAAGGAAAGAAGCGTCTTCGATCCGTCGTATGGGCCCGGACCAAGCCTCCGCCCTCAGA ATGTGTCGAGCTGGAGGGAGGGCGGTGGGAGGAACCTGCAGCCCCCAGTGCTGTCTGCCGCCCCGCCCTGCACAGACACGGACACCAAGAGCAGCGGCTCAGCTGAGACCACCACTCCTGTTCCTCCCTCCTCTTCACCCTCATCCTCCTCCCCTGCCCCTGTCGCTGCTCCATCCCCTGAAGTAAAGGAGCCATCACTGCGGCCCGCTCAGCCCGTGCAGCGCAGAGCTGCCCCATCAGCCCTCCAGTACCAGCACCACACCACCACCACTTACCATGACATGCTGCCTGCCTTC ATGTGCCCTAAAGAGACTCGTGACGCCCCGGGCTCCTCTGATCACGGCCCGACCACTGTGGTTGCTCCTGTGCGCTTTGAATCCAAAATGATCTTCAGACCAGCGTTCCCTGCGCCGGAGCCCGTCAA CGGTGAAATAAGAAGAGAGACCCGTTACCCCCGTGCCCCCCCACGCCCCTCCACTCGCCCGATCCGCCGCCCAGGAGATCGAGCTCCACGTCCTGCCATAATCAACCCTGACGACCTGAAGGACCTTGATGAGCTGGACAATGACTGTGAAGACGGCTGGGCAG GTCTCCATGAGGAAGTGGATTATAGCGAGAAGCTCAAATTCAGTGATGATGAGGAAGATCATACCCCCTGTGAGAAGAACAAAATCTG GGATGACTGGGACAACCATCAGGACCAGCATTCATCTCAGAGCTCTGGTGAAGGCACATTCCCACAGGAAGTTGAGGAGGAGTCATACACACGCCAGCCAGAGCCCATACCCTCCAGGAAGACCAATGGACGATTCTCCTCTACTGAATCTCAG CACCAGCAGAAGAACGGTGGAAACAGTGAGTCTGCAGAGGAGCAGGAAGAGCCCCAACGACAGGCGCCTCCTCGTGGGAAGTTTGTCTCGGCTGACCTCTCTGCCGTGGAGAGAGCACGCAGACGGCGTGAGGAGGAGGAGAGAAGAGCGCGGGAGGAGAGACTGGCTGCCTGTGCAGAGAAACTAAAAAAACTGGATGAAAAATTTGGCAAAACTGAGAAACCTGCACGTTCTGGAGAAACACTGAGAGAAGCAGACAGCAAGGAGCTGACACAGTCTCCAGGCCGAAGGTCATCCAAACCCCACCAGGAGGGCTGGCAGTACAGCACCAAAG AAGTGTTGGATACACCAGCTGAGTCGTCCAGTCAGGAATACAAAGATGAAGGTTGTAACTACCACAATGATGACGACGGTCCTGAGTCCACCTCTCCCCTCCCAGACTACGGCCGACACCAGAAGCCTGTGCCGCCCCGCTTCCAGAAGCAGCACCAGCAGCAG GAGCAGGTGTATAAGATGGCGCCGTGGCAGCAGTCGGGTCACCCCAACCAGTCCAGCTCTGCTCACCCACAGAGAGGCTTTTACCCTCCTCATGTCCTGGGTTTTGACCCACGCTGGATGATGATGCCTCCCTACATGGATCCTCGTATGGCACAGGGATGTTCTCCAGTGGATTTCTACCCTCCTGGCGTTCATTCATCTG gTTTGGTGAAACCTGTCATTCAGCAGGATCACCTGAATAGCCCTGGTTCCACCTCTGACGAAGGCTGCCATCCCAGCATGCATCAGGAGAGGAGGGCACCATCCACTGAGCCTTACCAAGTGTGGAACCAAGACAGCTACTCATCAGCACGCAGTTTCACCCCACCCTACCAGAGACAGCATGAGAATGGCGACAGGGCTCAGGTGGACGACAGGAGTGACCGGTCATGCTCTAGACACGACTCGTATGAAGACAGAGGTCATGACCGTGCAGATAGTCCAGCAGAGGAACTGTCCCATCAATGCTTCCGCCAAGGCAGAGGCTCAGACGTGTCGCTCGGCTCACAGCGAGAAGTTACGCATGAAGGAACCCATCAACCAATAATACTTAGCAGGACCCATCTGGGAGACAGCGAGCACAGGGACATCTCTGGTAGACATCAGAAAGAAGGTAGTGATACCCGTGACGAGGCCTTCGACAGCAAGGAGAAGAGCTACGACTCTGATTTCTGGAGAAAAGACATGGGTAGTCTGAGGAAAGATGGCGGTCAGGCGCAGTGGTCCGATCACGGTTCGAGCAGCAGCAGTAGCATCAGTCAGCCATCTGAGTCCAGCGGCAGAACCCTTAGGAGGACGGGACCCATCAAGAAACCTGTGCTGAAGCCTTTGAAGGTTGAAGACAAGGAGAATGAGAAACCCAAAACTGAGCCTGAGGAGAAGACCGTCCCATACAGGCTGGAGAAGGAGGTGGTCACCAACGTATATGACCTGAAGAAAGATGTCCCGCTTCTGTCTAACAGGCACTCTGTACCACCACCCGCTCCCTCTCCTGAGGAAAAACAATTAGAAGCTCCCAAGGTGGAGAAAATAGCCAACCTCCCTGATGATTTGCACAAGGAGAACTGCTGGGATACCGGCAAGAGTCAGTCCATGGATGGCTCTGATGGCAGAGATCCACCGGCTCCACGCCGCAACAACTGGATATTCATTGATGAGGAGCAGGCATTCGCTGGGGCCAGGGGAGCAGGTCGTGGACGTGGCCGGGGCTTTAGAGAGTTTAACTCTCGTGGTGGCGCTCGTGGAGGACGGAGCGACGGCAACAGAGGAGCCTACAATAGCACAGGTGCACAAAGGCCCGCAAGAGGCCGTGGTGCTCGAGAGTTTAGAAGCGAAGATCTGCAGCGAGGCAAACCCCGTAGACGCAATGTGAGCGAGACGCACAGCGAAGCCTCAGAATACGAGGAGCAGCCCAAGCGTCCGCGCCAGAAGGCCGCAGAGAACGGAGAGGCTTCGTATCCTGTGCCTGGAGAGGTGAAACGGGCAGATAAGGAGTCGTGGAGGTCTAACAAGGTCTACACTGATGATCAGAGCGGCAACAGTGATTTCAGGGACAAGAACAAATCATCTCGAGTGTTTGGAAGGTCATTGCCTCCTCGCCTTAATGCTGGATACAACCGTGGGTTTGGCTCAAGGGACATTTCGACGTGGAGAGGGAGAGGAACCCAGTTTGGAAACGCCTCCACGCAGGAGAATGGATACAACTTCGTTGCAGATTCCTATCCCAAACGCTCATCAGAACGCGAGCCCCTGAAGTACCCACCTAAATTTACCGGCACCTTTGTAGAGAACGGTGTCGAGGACAGAGATGGAGGGTACTACCTTGATAATGATAACCCCGACAACCGGCCCCTGAGAAGGCGGCGTCCTCCACGCCAGGATAAACCCCCACGGTTCAGGCGTCTGCGTCAGGAGCGTGAAGGAGGAGGTCAGTGGAATAGTGAGGACTACGTTAACAGAGACGTTGCCAATCAGTGGCCGGGTCGTTCTAAGGGTGCAGAGGAGCACTGGCCCAATCACTACTCTGGAGGACGGTCACAGGAGATCACTGGTCAGAGTCAGGGTGAGGACTGGGAAACCGGCTCTGAGAACAGCGATTTCAGTGACTGGAGGGAGAAACGGGGCCAACATGGTGATGCGCTCGCAGATTCAGGTCATGGAGAACCAGGCTCTGAGAAGAGAGAACTCTCCAAGCGGAGCTTTTCTAGCCAGCGGCCAGTGGTCGACAGACAGAATCGGAAGAGTGACGTGACTGTGATGGAAAACAGCAAGATGAGCCGCTCGACAGACACGCAGTGTAGTGTAGGTTCCTCTGGTAGAAATGAGAGCTGGCAGAATGGTGTTGGTTCCAACAGCAaacg AGTTCCAGAAGAATCGGTCACTGGCTTGAGCTCAGCGTCTGTGTACAGTGTAGAGCAGAATGATGACTCCAGTGTGACTGAAGCAACGGGGAAGATCATGGAGAAAGACTTGAAGCCCAGAAACATGAAGGGGGACATGACAGAACCACTGTCCCAATACGACCTGAACGCTTACCCAA TTGAGAGCGACTCAGGGGCTTCTGTACCCAGTCCAGAGGTTTTCCAGGATGCTCTGTCCAAAAAACAGCGCCGGCCACAGGATGATGATCGCAGGAGGAAGGATCAAGGTCCTCCA GGTTCGGTAAAGAACAGAACAATTGCTTCGAAGATGCCTCCTCGTTTTGCCAAGAAGCAGGGCAGCATGTCCATCGAGCAGCCTGAGGATACGCTATCTGCCAACAACTTGGGAACAGAGATCTGGGAGACAAACAGCACAG CTCTGACTGTCCAGTCCTCAGGTGGTGATTCATGGACAAAGCAGGTTTCCTACACAGGAAGTGAACCCAATTCAGAG GATTCAGATGCAGGACCTGAGCAGAGTAAAGAACACAAACCCGGCCCCATCGGCAACGAGCGCTCGCTGAAGAACCGCAAGGGTTCTGAAGGCATAGAGCGTCTGGAGGGACCCATCACTCCTGTCAATGGAGTGGACATTCACGTGGACAACGTTATTCCTGTGCCGCCCATTGAGTTTGGTGTCAGTGCAAAGGATTCTGACTTTAGCCTTCCTCCAGGGTCCACTCCAGTGCCTGTGTCCAACCCCGTCACCAAGCTGCAGGATGCACTTGCTGGAAAT GCGGGCCTGACTCAAGCCATCCCGATGCTCCGCAGAGACCACCTGCAGCCTGGAATAAACCTCAACCCCATCAGCTTCCCTAGTGCGGACCTCACGCTCAAG ATGGAGTCAGCACGTAAAGCGTGGGAGAACTCTCAGGCTCTTCCGGAACAGGGCTCCCCAGTTGGCGCGGGCTCCGGTGTTCAGCCCGCCTGCAGTGTGGGCTCCTCCAGCGGCGTCAGCTACAGCTCCTTTGGTGGAGTGTCCATGCCGCCCATGCCTGTGGCATCTGTCGCTCCGTCTGTCTCCATGCAAG GCAGTCACATCCCTCCTCTTTATCTAGACGGTCATGTGTTCCCTAGTCAGCCACGGCTCGTGCCGCCCTTGACTCAGCAGCCCAGCTACCAGCAG gctACACCTCAGCAGATCCCTATCTCTCTGCACACATCTCTACAGGCTCAGGCTCAACTGGGTCTGCGAGGAGCTCTGCCTGTCTCTCAGTCTCAAGAGATGTTTAACTCCATCCCCCCCTTCAG TCTCTCATTCTCCTCTCTTAGGTCTCAGGTGTACATGCACCCAAACCTGTCTCAGCCCAGTCCCATGGTGCTCTCTAGTGGAGCTCCTCTCAAAGGGCCATACTCTGCATTTCCTGGCATGCAGCCATCAGACATGGTCAAACAGCAGTCCGGATCTCACTACCAGCCCATGAATGGCAGCCAGCCGCTGGTGTACGACGGGCCCATGAATCAGGCAGCTGGGATGGGCACGTCACAACTCATGGACTCACAGCTTATTCAG GTGACGATGCCCATGCCTGGATCTCAGCTGCGCTACGGCTCGGCCCAGCAGCACCTCATCCTGCCTCAGTCCATCCAGCTCCAGCAGAACCAGAACCTGTCTGTGGGAGCTCCACGCCGCATGATGCCTCCCGGATCTCAGCAGGCCATCATGAGCGGCAGCAGGGAG GCTTCCCACCAGATGGACATGAAGGGATTTCAGTTCTCTGATAAGCCCAACCACTCACCTGGAATACCCAGCGGCTCCTACAG GTCTTCTCCTGGACTGTTTCTCCTCAGACCCGGTTCTGCCAGTCCCAGTGGGAAACAGTCTGGCCCTGGAGGCCCTACAGCGGTCGCCTCTCTCCCAGGACATTACACACAGCAGCAG GTGTCCGCTCCTCAGGGCAGTATGGTCATGCACATGAGGCCCCCCACCAGCGGCCCGTTCCCCAACCCAATCCAGCGTCCCGTCATGCAGGTCAACAAAACTGTCATCATCCGTTCGCCACCTTACCCTAGCCCTGGGCGTGAGCCGCCCCACAGCACGCCCCCCTCCAACCCTGAGCCCACAGTGAAGGGTGCTGAGGACGGTGTGAAG ATGAAGGCTCTGCGTGACGCCCGTCAGGCTGTCAGCGACGCCAAAAGCTCATCAGTGATTCCCAGCAAGATCCAGGAGCAGCTGCC